From a region of the Arachis ipaensis cultivar K30076 chromosome B09, Araip1.1, whole genome shotgun sequence genome:
- the LOC107615676 gene encoding uncharacterized protein LOC107615676: MKKLGIQEVQATRITMQMADKSLRQAYGLVENVLDKVGELFLPADSVILDMREETDDSIILRRPFLATNGGTRIDVETGKVALRLHENYMVFKVYKPLPSLDKGMLRTGIAELRIKNRTPWNRKALALNANWKLNVRKEASIPGV, translated from the exons ATGAAGAAGTTGGGAATTCAAGAAGTACAGGCAACAAGGATAACCATGCAAATGGCTGACAAGTCCCTGAGACAGGCATATGGGCTAGTGGAGAACGTACTAGACAAGGTCGGAGAGCTATTCCTCCCGGCAGACTCTGTGATACTTGACATGAGAGAAGAAACAGATGACTCCATCATCCTgagaagaccattcctagccaccaATGGAGGAACCCGGATAGATGTTGAGACAGGCAAAGTGGCGCTGAGGTTACATGAGAACTACATGGTTTTCAAAGTTTATAAACCTTTGCCATCCCTTGACAAAGGAA TGCTTAGAACAGGGATCGCAGAACTCAGAATAaagaacagaacaccctggaacAGGAAGGCTCTAGCGCTGAATGCCAACTGGAAGCTCAATGTCAGAAAGGAGGCAagcattcctggcgtttaa